The segment ATTTTTATCTGGAACTTTAAAGCACATCATGGAGTAAATCAACATTGCAGATAAGACTGATTTAAGCAATAACAATCTACCATTCAAGGTGAGCCATTTGCATTTCTAACCCTCTAGCTTGTTAACACAACTGTCAAATAATCTCTGCCACAAATGTGTCCTGTTTGGCCCCCCAAACAAAGGTGTTCCTAGGAATCTCCCTGGGAGAGAGCTTGCTTTGACACCGATGATCTTGACTATTTCTGTTTGCTTTCTAAGATctgtattaaagaaaaaaatatttgatttattcTAGTTCACCTGCTGCCCAGACGCTTCACAAAAGGCATTAAGAGTTTTTTTATAAGACAAGCTTCCTTTAGTGAGGCATCCCAAAAAGGATCGTTTCATCTGCAAACTATTGATGAGTGACTGCATCCACACCTTCAACAACTAGAACACCTTTCCACTTGCCCTCACCTCTCAACTGTTGAATATATCTACCTAGGACCTCAACCAAAATAATGAAGAGCAatggggagagaggatcccccttCCTCAGATCGCGAGAAGCTTGAAAAAAGCCTTGCGGGATTCCATTGACTAACACATAAATCCACGGCCCATCAATGCACGCCTTCACCCAATTTATCCAATgggccaaaaaaccaaacttaTCAAGGACATGAAAAAGGTAATATCGGTCCACCATGTCATAAGGTTTCCTGATGTGTAATTTGATTAACATCCGCTCAACTTTTGCTTTCCTGATAgaatggatagcttcatgagctatgATGATACCTTCAACAATAGATCTACCCGACACAAAGCCACTTTGTTCctctaatataataatttttaacaaAGGTTTCAATCCATTCATGATAACTTTGGCGATCACCTTTTATAACACGTTGTACAGAGAAATGGGTCTAAAATCCCCAAAAGATGTTGGTTTctcaactttggggattaaggaaAGAAATGTACAATTTAGCTCTTTTTCAACATTGAGATTAATTCTCGCCTCTTCCACCACATGCCAGACCTCATGACCAACCACATCCCAAAATTGTTGGTAGAAAAAAATGGGAAATTGACCCGTTCTAGGAGCCTTGTCACCCACCATCGAAAAAATAGCCTGCTTCACCTCATCAATCAAAATGAGTTTGCAGAGGACTTGACTATGATTATCTAAAATAACCTTAGGAATATTATTCAAGAGAGTATCTTGATGCTGAGAGTCTAAAATCTGTCTCTTTGAAAGAAGCTCTGAGAAAAAATCCATTGCTTCCTTGTTAATGTCCTCCAATTTATCCAAAATAATGTTAGCCCTATTCTTGATAGCAGTCACCTTATTCCAAGATCTCCTGACCTTAACAGAGTTATGAAAAAACTTTGTGTTCCTGTCACCTTCCTTTATCCAGCCTTCTCTAGACTTTTGCTTCCAATATACCTCTTCCCTAGCCAAGATTTCATTAAGCCTAGATTTGAGAGCCTTTTCCTTGTTGAAGGCTTCCAATGTCATTCCTTGGTCCATAATAGTTGACTCCATATCCTTGAGCTCTGCTTCAATGATAATTATATTCACAAAAATATTCCCAAACTTAACCATGTTCCATTCTTTTAGCTTATCTTTTAGGTACtgcaatttttaaaaaaacttaaaatcCCCGATCCATTTCTCAATGGAGCATCCCGCCACTAGTAGGTAACCAGCTATTTCAACATGGGGTCACAAAGCCACATCTTCTCAAACTTGAAAGGATATCTGATCGAAGCACTATCCAgaaatatcaaaagctcaatggGAAAATGGTCGGAAGCAGCCAACGGTATGACCCCAACTTCAAAAAGAAGAGGTTTAGAAGCCCAATAATCCCCCCAAGAAAAATCTATCTAACTTCTCTGCTATGTGCTCCCTACCAACCCACCAATTTTACCAAGTGAATGCCCCTTTGTTAGTCTTGACTTCCTGCAAGCCATTGTTTAAGACAAAGTTTAGGAATCCTGATTGTGAGCTAGTGAGACCTACCTTACCCCCTTTGTTATCTCTAGAATCCAAAATAGCATTGAAATCACCCCCAAGCACCACCAAATCCTGGGACAAGTTGTTCAAAATCATCGACAATTATTTCATGTTTCCAGTTGCAGATTAGCTCTTGTTGGGCCATAGACGTTGATCAGGAAGAAGTCACAATTAATACCAAAGGAATGGACTTTGCAGAATTGCCATGAATATGAATTGATGAGTTCCTCCACCTTAATGAGAGTAGGGTTCCAGATTATCCCCAGCCCACCTGAAGTACCCACGACACTTGAAAAAATCCCTACCCAAGACCTTCAGATGCCCAGCCACCCAAAAGCCTCCTCCAGGCTAAGTTTAGTTTCTTGTAGACAAACAAGATCTAGTTTCATCTGATCCAACTCTTTCTTGATCAAATGATATTTTTCAAGGGCATTACAACCCTTGACATTCCAGCTAAGGATTTTCATTTTCCTTCAAGAAGGGGACCTCCCTTCCCTACTGAAAGTTTGGATTGACCTTTAGCATTACCAACCATCACAATCCAAATTCTATTGGGTTTTCAACCCCTGGATTTCTTTTCACCAATAACAACTTTATCAGTTTGAGAGTTAGACTGCTGGATGGTTTGACACTCCAAAATGTCCTCTTCATCAAAAGCACCCCAATCTTCTTCCTCCTCCTCCCAAATAgtatcatctcctccatcaccaTACCCCGCCCCAGTATCATTGACCAAGTTATCGCATTGCTCTTGAACATGCGTCCACTTGCAATCTATTTGTCTAACCTTCTGGGAACCCTCAATACTCTCATCAATAACATTCATGGCAACTTCAACCTTGTTTAGCGCTTCTTCCACTAACTACGTAGCATCCAACTAATTTGCTAAGAGTGTCCCTGCTGTCTTGTCAACCATTAATAGATCATTTGCGGTAGGTCCACCGTCCACCATCTCAAGCTCCAGGGAGGGTAAAACCCCAACATCCTGGGAATGTGACTGACCAACTATCTTATATACCTCAGTGAAATGTTCCACTCTTGCTTCCTGTGAGGAATCAACTAACTTGCCCTTATGACCAATCAAGAAAACCTCCTTCGAGTGTCCATCCTTGTTACAAACTGAGCACTTTTCCAATTGATCCTCAACCTCAATCTGCTGTAGCAAACACCCTGCATTTGTATTAATCTCTAACCATGCAAAAAGTTGGAGTTGAGGCTTCCAACTAACATAAATTCTCACATATGAGATGAAATCTTCCTTTTCAATAGCTTCATCCGATTTGAGATAAAACCCTAATTTGTTCACAATAATTTGGAAGATTTACTTATTCTAGTATTCTCTAGGGAGGTAGTAAAGATGCAGCCAAACCAGAACCTCTTCCACTATGGCCTTAATAGGGTTAAAATTTGGTTCCCAGTCTCTAATATTGAGAACCCAGTTCttttctttgttgttttctgtAATGACCAAAAAGAAACCATTTGACATCGTCTTGATCTCCACACTAAAAGGCCACACCTCCTCACACCATTTCTTAACACGATAATGCAGCCGACCAGTCCCcaaagctttaaaaaaaaaaaccctatcTCTAAAGAAAGCCACATAATTGTTCCAGTTTTTGCAATCTAGTAAGAAGGATAGCTTATGGGAgtcaacaggtttagggtttaccTTCTCAGACGGCTCAGATCTTGAAATATTCTTCGACCTCCACTCCTTGTCACGGACCCTCTATCAGTCTGTCTTGGCACTAGCCGTGTTGTTGCTATGATTTTTAGGGTTGAAATGTTGATCTCCTCTGGGTCGAGGGAAGTCCCTTCTCCATCTACCATGATTTCTGGCATCTGAACCAAACCATGACACTCTTTTATGATCCTCATAAACCCACTTAGGTTTCGTCCAAGCTTTGAAGCTTGGATTCACAAAGAATCTTGGCCTACCATTCTGCCTGAAATCTCTGAACTCTTTGGGTTGTAGCCCCAATCTTTTATTCTTACTAAGCACAACTACAAgctaatattaatatattattatatattataaatcaaACGATATATAAATGGATAGAGTGGGAGAGAAAGGTTGGGAGGGAGATATAGATGTATAAAAAGAGAGGGTGGTAATAAAAAGATAGGGATACAAagaaggagagataaagagattgatATAGTGAGAGATAAAAAGAGAGGAGCTCATATCAAAGATCTAAAGATTGAtaattaaaatgataaaaaatgttTTGCAACAAAATATCATATTAAAAAGTTAAAAtatcttataatataattttaaaaattcctATTTAAAGAGAGAATATCTtataaaataataatcataaaagtaaaaataaaaataaaaataaaactaaaaataaattgaAGTATAAATGATTAAATACATAATAATTAAACATTTATATTGACTGAATATTATTATTTGACTCTTAAAAAAAGAAAcgttaattttaataatataaatataaataattaaatatatagtaaatattAAATTGTcaatttttaatgattaaataCTATTTCTTATGATTTCTTTGTTAAAGAAAcactaattttaaaatatattagacTTCTTAATATTCAGAATATatcttaaaaataatataaattgataatactaaaaaatttaaaataaatttatatcaaaattcaaatacttattaaagtaaaaaataataaataataaatttaataaattattagacaattaaaaaaaaaaaaaactaatttttaaaatttaataataatattgtatATAAATTAGACTTTACTATAATGCATTAATTAATATAGAAGCTAACCAATAGTATATCAATGTCTCCTCATGGTTCTACTTGATCATAGGTGTGTAAATTCATTCATCGTTTATTCCTCTTCACATGTTTCGTGGTGCCTCAAATTTGTGGTATTATGCGAGCAATATTTGAAGAAAATATATAAATCTTTTTGAAGTAAAGCCCGATGCCTCCTCAAATGCGACGAAATTGGAAATGCGAGCCACCGTATGGTGAGGGAGCAATTTTATTAGATATTCACTAATTTACCCATAGAATTATAGGTCTTAACTAAACTTCATTAATTAAATTTCACTATATATTTGCAtctaaaatagttctagaatcaACACTTGATAGTTGCTAGAATAAGAGGAGCATTAATTTACTACTCATCCTACAATTCTATGGAGTGGGAGGAAATTATAGCTATATAATTTGGTAGCTAAACTATAGCCCCCATGGTAGAGATTGGGTGGTGGGGCTCTTCTACTCTATAAAATTCATTCACTTGCAGGGTGGATGATGGAATAACTAAGGGGAACTATGAAATGGTTGGAGGCTTTGACCAAATAAGGTGATAACCTTGTAGATTAGTTTTGCACCCTTGGGTGTGTGGGAGGAGATGAGATAGTTTGTTGGGAAtctagaacacaagatgccactgagagggggggtgaatcaatggttatcAATAACCTTAAGCCTTTTGATTTGACTATGTGTATCGGTTAGTAGTTCAAAGACCAAAGGAGTATACTAGGGAGATAAAGAAGATGATCATAAAACAAGCatacacaaaggcacatcacataacaccggatatacgaggaaaacccaatgtgggaaaaacctcggtgagaaaaattGTTGTAGTTTactactctaatccagcctcacaataaacaactgtattacaacatttagggcaccaacccttacTGATTtacgacaccaacccaaggagcaccaacccctactgatctagggaaccaacccaaggaataCCAACCCCTattaatttagggcaccaacccaaggagcaccaacccctgcaccgagcaccaactcaatgattacaatgaaTTATAAATTCAATACAAagtaagcaccttgttacaaataagTTTTGTAACCTCTGTATACACTTCACCCTGCCGGTTCAAATCCTCTCTAATTCACTGCTTCTCATCACTGCTGGTTCTATTCACTCTGTCGGTTCTGTTCACTCTGTCAGTTCTGTTCATTCTATTGGTTTTATTCACTTTGCTAGTTTTTTTCACTCTTTCTAATTCCTCTTCTTCTCAGTCTCTGCCTCGCCTAACATCTTCTCACTCTCTTTCTCTCTGCATCTTTCACTCACTGTTACTAACTTATCGATTCATCCACTGTCGATTACATGAACTGTCAGACTGTGTAACTGGTTTCTGGTTACTTTATGCCTTACCAGTTAAACCCCTCTCTTGCACTCAGATTGAACACTCTTCTGCTTTTCAACAATCACCTTCTCTTCTCTATCCTTAAACAACAGCTTACCAATTACTCTTTTTCTTGCCGGTTAAACACCTCTTACCAGTTGAACCCCTCTTACCGGTTTTCCTTCCAACACTCAGTCACTATGATCTTCTACATCTGACATCAACTTTGATCTTTTTTCTGCATATTTATATTCAAGATTTCCTGCCAAAATGGGGATTCAACTTCACATGCCTAGGGTTTTCTCCACCATCCTAGATCCATAGCAcatcaaatcggatctcatctttGAGATGGACAACCTACAACAACTTAGATGACACCGCCAAATCTCTTCCTTTCTATACATGCTTGCTAAACTTGGCAAACATGGGCTCTACTTCTatcaatcacaataaatgatctcgTTGTTCCTTTctccaaatcaaatctgcaacttgaTGTCCTTCTTCGATCATGATGCCAAGGAATTAGATCTTTATCCTTCAAACTGGTTCAAGCTACAATCCTCTGCATTTGACGTGCGATTTTTGCAATCTGCATAAATACTGACTTAGTCGACAACTACCTCACTAACACACCAATCACCAAccactgcatgtttgccacctggaGTCCACACGTTATCATCGTCGACATCCACCTCAGTTCACTGTGTCAATTTAGGCTTAGCCACTGACCAAGAACACACTACCAGTATCTACCTTACATTACTAGTCTTCTTGCCCTACCAGTATACATTAACCGGTTATCCTTCAAGCCATGTTGTACTTTGTTCAGTCGGTTAGGTCATGATACCTTTTCTCTGCACATGACTTGATGCCTGGTTCCTTCTAGACTCAGCCTGTCCCTTGCATTCTTACCAGTGAAATTACTTGCATACTAGAccgatattcattcttcttcatagagtgaACAACAGTCAATTATAAACATGCTCTCGGCTTCACCAAATTTGATGTggtttcaatcacagactcatgccaatgctATGACCATATATTCTAAACTGCAACATCCGAATCCTCTCCATTTGTTTGTACCAGTTCCTTGATCGCTGCTCTGTTCCTGTTTATTGGTTGACAACACATCTGCATGCATACTGGTAACATCCTTGATGACTCCATGCAATCAATCTACATCTGCATCCTAATAACACACTCTTGCCTCCCAGTGTAACTCCATATCTGTAGGGCTAAACCTTTCCTTCTCCCTCATTAGCTTGGACCTCATCTCAGCCGATTTTCCAAAGTGGCAAACTCATCACTTCTTATTATTCCTCTTCTGTTCGGGTAGCTCATCACACCTTCTCTTGttgatctggtgcatatctctCTTTTCACACACTTGATGCATCTTTATGTTTTACTTAGGTCATCTAGTGTAAGTCTTCAACCACCTACCTTTAAATTCTTTTACTGTCTTATCTTggagggttatgatgcattccatgcatattgtGAGATAAGTTAAGTATTACCATCAACAGGTGGGAGTAGATAGATAGTTGCATTGAATCTGCCAATCTCCACATGGGAATGGATCATTGATGCTCTCTTGGCCAATAATTGGTGGGAACCAGTTGTCATTACATTGTTCTCTCTGCTTCTAGTATTGAACCAATATGACTTTCCTGAAATTGAGACATATGACCCGATAGACTACCCATTTGTCTTCCTTTCTATCTTGAGGCAGCACACTTTCTGTCAGACTTCTCTTCACTCAGTGATAgaatcttcatctggtgggag is part of the Cryptomeria japonica chromosome 10, Sugi_1.0, whole genome shotgun sequence genome and harbors:
- the LOC131036058 gene encoding uncharacterized protein LOC131036058 gives rise to the protein MVKFGNIFVNIIIIEAELKDMESTIMDQGMTLEAFNKEKALKSRLNEILAREEVYWKQKSREGWIKEGDRNTKFFHNSVKVRRSWNKVTAIKNRANIILDKLEDINKEAMDFFSELLSKRQILDSQHQDTLLNNIPKVILDNHSQVLCKLILIDEVKQAIFSMVGDKAPRTGQFPIFFYQQFWDVVGHEVWHVVEEARINLNVEKELNCTFLSLIPKVEKPTSFGDFRPISLYNVL